Proteins encoded within one genomic window of Rossellomorea vietnamensis:
- a CDS encoding DMT family transporter, whose amino-acid sequence MGWLYVIIGGILEIGWATGLSLSKGFTKPVPSIITAFLILVSFYFFSQSMRLLPIGTAYAVFTGIGAAGTAVVGMLFLNDGISILKIAFISLLIFGVIGLKMSDKEETDTGGGY is encoded by the coding sequence ATGGGCTGGCTATATGTGATTATCGGGGGAATCCTGGAAATTGGCTGGGCAACGGGGTTATCCCTTTCAAAAGGGTTTACAAAACCGGTACCCAGCATCATTACGGCATTCCTCATTTTAGTGAGTTTTTACTTTTTTTCTCAGTCAATGAGACTCCTCCCAATCGGGACAGCATATGCCGTTTTCACTGGTATTGGCGCAGCCGGCACAGCTGTGGTTGGTATGTTGTTCTTGAATGATGGGATAAGCATATTGAAGATTGCATTCATCTCTTTACTCATTTTTGGAGTCATTGGACTAAAGATGAGTGATAAGGAAGAAACAGATACTGGGGGTGGCTATTGA
- a CDS encoding TetR/AcrR family transcriptional regulator translates to MNDNKQLIKNVALELFGQKGYEDTPLAEIAKEVGIKKPSIYNHFRSKEDLFIEVLEDLIVSEVAAYRKTEVTMNHQEPLKNVRVLFDLFCQRLMTTKEALLWKRVTFFPPVQFKDLIQEHFIHLEKVATSILISVYKEGINQKMFQEVTEDEFVASFLCLVDGVFLEHHYYTEEIFQQRIESAWKVYALGLSSRKGE, encoded by the coding sequence GTGAATGATAATAAGCAGCTGATAAAAAATGTGGCTCTGGAGCTATTTGGACAAAAGGGCTATGAAGATACACCTTTGGCAGAAATCGCAAAGGAGGTTGGAATTAAAAAACCTTCTATATATAATCATTTCCGCAGTAAAGAGGATCTCTTTATCGAGGTATTAGAGGACTTGATCGTATCAGAGGTGGCCGCGTACAGAAAAACGGAGGTCACCATGAATCATCAAGAACCACTCAAGAATGTGAGGGTGCTTTTTGATTTGTTCTGTCAACGTTTAATGACAACGAAAGAAGCTTTATTGTGGAAAAGGGTGACATTCTTTCCTCCTGTACAGTTTAAGGATTTAATACAAGAACATTTTATTCATTTAGAAAAGGTTGCCACCTCCATCTTAATTTCGGTCTATAAGGAAGGCATTAACCAGAAAATGTTTCAAGAGGTCACTGAAGATGAATTTGTAGCGTCTTTCTTATGTCTGGTTGACGGTGTCTTTCTCGAGCATCACTATTACACAGAAGAAATATTTCAACAACGAATCGAATCGGCTTGGAAAGTTTATGCACTTGGATTATCAAGCCGTAAAGGAGAGTAG